A section of the Streptomyces sp. NBC_00178 genome encodes:
- a CDS encoding hydrolase codes for MPDSPSDAPALLLSGARLADGRSVDVRISGPRIEAVGTAGSLRTEGRRLDLRGYLLLPAPAEPHAHPGTALTAGGPAAHHPAPDHSGSHHPASGHPTSGHSASHHPAPDHPASGHSASGHSEDVRRRTTESALLQLSHGATALRAHVRVGDSQGPGALEAVLEAGRSLRGLTDLTTVAVPRVLTGVAGKDGLARLRDAVEMGAGVIGACPDLDPDPAGHVEAVLDLAATHDRPVDLHTDGDDPARLAGLADMAGGLGSRVCLGPVAGLARLPDEVAARTADRLAAAAVTVVCLPQGPCSGSLRRGTAPVRLLRAAGVRVAAGSGALRDASNPVGRGDPLEAAYLLASQHGLTPQQAYDAVSTTARAALGLPGVRVEAGFPAELLAVRGDGLAGALSLAYSRIVVHRGRVVARTSAVREYRDSGAASGLDLPRQGRVDSGHGGGP; via the coding sequence ATGCCCGACAGCCCCAGCGACGCGCCCGCACTTCTGCTAAGCGGAGCGCGGCTCGCCGACGGGCGTTCCGTCGACGTACGGATCAGCGGCCCGCGCATCGAGGCGGTCGGGACGGCAGGCAGTCTCCGCACCGAGGGGAGGCGGCTCGACCTGCGCGGCTACCTCCTGCTGCCCGCGCCGGCGGAGCCGCACGCCCACCCCGGGACGGCGCTCACCGCGGGCGGCCCGGCGGCCCACCACCCGGCGCCCGACCACTCGGGGTCACACCACCCGGCGTCCGGCCACCCGACATCCGGCCACTCGGCGTCACACCACCCGGCGCCCGACCACCCGGCATCCGGCCACTCGGCATCCGGCCACTCGGAGGACGTCCGCCGCCGGACCACCGAGTCGGCGCTGCTCCAGCTCAGCCACGGCGCCACCGCTCTGCGCGCCCATGTGCGCGTCGGCGACTCCCAGGGACCGGGGGCACTCGAAGCCGTGCTGGAGGCCGGCCGCTCCCTGCGCGGCCTGACCGACCTGACCACCGTGGCCGTTCCCCGCGTTCTCACCGGCGTCGCGGGCAAGGACGGCCTCGCCCGGCTCCGCGACGCCGTGGAGATGGGTGCGGGCGTGATCGGCGCCTGCCCCGATCTCGACCCGGACCCCGCGGGCCACGTCGAGGCGGTCCTGGACCTGGCCGCCACCCACGACCGGCCGGTCGATCTGCACACGGACGGTGACGACCCCGCGCGCCTCGCCGGGCTGGCCGACATGGCCGGCGGGCTCGGCTCCCGCGTCTGCCTGGGGCCCGTCGCCGGGCTCGCACGGCTTCCGGACGAGGTCGCGGCCCGCACGGCCGACCGGCTCGCCGCCGCCGCCGTGACGGTGGTCTGCCTGCCCCAGGGCCCGTGCTCGGGCTCCCTGCGACGGGGCACCGCGCCCGTACGGCTGCTGCGCGCGGCCGGGGTACGGGTCGCCGCCGGCAGCGGGGCTCTGCGCGACGCCTCGAACCCGGTCGGCCGGGGCGACCCCCTGGAAGCCGCCTACCTGCTCGCCTCGCAGCACGGCCTCACCCCGCAGCAGGCGTACGACGCCGTCTCGACCACCGCGAGGGCGGCGCTGGGGCTGCCCGGGGTACGCGTCGAGGCCGGCTTCCCCGCGGAACTGCTCGCCGTGCGCGGGGACGGGCTCGCGGGGGCGCTCTCGCTGGCGTACAGCCGGATCGTGGTGCACCGCGGGCGCGTCGTGGCGCGGACGAGCGCCGTGCGCGAGTACCGCGACTCGGGGGCCGCCTCGGGGCTGGACCTCCCCCGCCAGGGAAGGGTGGATTCCGGCCACGGCGGCGGGCCTTGA
- the rpmG gene encoding 50S ribosomal protein L33, protein MAATDVRPKITLACVECKERNYITKKNRRNNPDRLEMKKHCPRCNSHTAHRETR, encoded by the coding sequence GTGGCTGCCACCGACGTCCGCCCGAAGATCACGCTGGCCTGCGTGGAGTGCAAGGAGCGGAACTACATCACCAAGAAGAACCGGCGTAACAACCCGGACCGTCTTGAGATGAAGAAGCACTGCCCGCGCTGCAACTCGCACACCGCGCACCGCGAAACGCGCTGA
- a CDS encoding MaoC family dehydratase N-terminal domain-containing protein has protein sequence MALDQSFVGRTYPPTPAYEVGREKIREFAEAVGDTNPAYVDTEAAKALGHPDVIAPPTFVFSITFRAAGQVIEDPQLGLDYSRVVHGDQKFAYTRPVRAGDRLAVTSTIEAIKSMAGNDIVDIRGEVHDESGEHVVTAWTKLVARAAEEA, from the coding sequence ATGGCGCTCGACCAGTCCTTCGTGGGGCGGACCTATCCGCCCACCCCGGCGTACGAGGTCGGCCGGGAGAAGATCCGGGAGTTCGCGGAAGCGGTGGGCGACACCAACCCCGCGTACGTCGACACCGAGGCCGCCAAGGCTCTGGGGCACCCGGATGTGATCGCACCGCCCACGTTCGTGTTCTCGATCACGTTCAGGGCGGCGGGTCAGGTCATCGAGGACCCGCAGCTGGGACTGGACTACAGCCGTGTCGTGCACGGCGACCAGAAGTTCGCGTACACCCGCCCCGTCCGGGCCGGTGACCGGCTGGCCGTCACCTCGACCATCGAGGCCATCAAGTCGATGGCCGGCAACGACATCGTCGACATCCGCGGCGAGGTCCACGACGAGTCCGGTGAGCACGTCGTGACGGCGTGGACGAAGCTGGTGGCCCGTGCCGCCGAGGAGGCGTGA
- a CDS encoding MaoC family dehydratase — MTASIAYGAVEVGTELPAQSFPVTRATLVQYAGASGDFNPIHWNEKFATEVGLPDVIAHGMFTMAEAIRVVTDWAGDPGAVVEYGVRFTKPVVVPNDDTGALVEVSAKVAAKLDDNLVRVDLTAMSDGKKVLGMSRAVVRLA, encoded by the coding sequence ATGACGGCGAGCATCGCCTACGGAGCGGTCGAGGTCGGTACGGAGCTGCCCGCGCAGTCCTTCCCGGTGACCCGCGCGACCCTCGTGCAGTACGCCGGCGCCTCGGGTGACTTCAACCCGATCCACTGGAACGAGAAGTTCGCGACGGAGGTCGGGCTGCCCGACGTGATCGCGCACGGCATGTTCACCATGGCCGAGGCGATCCGGGTGGTCACGGACTGGGCCGGCGACCCGGGCGCGGTCGTCGAGTACGGGGTGCGGTTCACCAAGCCCGTCGTCGTGCCGAACGACGACACCGGGGCACTGGTCGAGGTCAGCGCCAAGGTCGCCGCGAAGCTGGACGACAACCTCGTGCGGGTCGACCTGACCGCCATGAGCGACGGCAAGAAGGTGCTGGGCATGTCCCGCGCCGTCGTCCGCCTGGCCTGA
- a CDS encoding UDP-N-acetylmuramate dehydrogenase, producing the protein MHELHDAPLAPLTTFRLGGPADRLLTATTDAEVVAAVREADASGTPLLVIGGGSNLVIGDKGFDGIALRIATEGFELSGTTLELAAGEVWTDAVARTVEAGLAGIECLAGIPGSAGATPIQNVGAYGQEVSSVITEVVAYDRHTGETVTLPNEACAFSYRHSRFKAEPDRFVVLRVRFGLEDAGGLSAPLRYPETARAMGVEQGDRVPAEAARETVLRLRAGKGMVLDPEDHDTWSAGSFFTNPVLDEAQHAAFLARAVDRLGAGVTPPAFPAGEGLVKTSAAWLIDKAGFTKGYGTGPARISTKHTLALTNRGDATTEDLLALAREVVEGVREAFGVTLVNEPVTVGVSL; encoded by the coding sequence GTGCACGAACTCCACGATGCCCCCCTCGCCCCCCTGACCACCTTCCGGCTCGGTGGCCCGGCCGACCGCCTCCTGACGGCCACCACCGACGCGGAGGTGGTCGCCGCCGTCCGCGAAGCCGACGCGAGCGGCACCCCGCTGCTGGTCATCGGCGGCGGATCCAACCTGGTCATCGGCGACAAGGGCTTCGACGGCATCGCGCTGCGCATCGCCACCGAGGGATTCGAGCTCAGCGGTACGACGCTCGAACTGGCCGCCGGTGAGGTGTGGACCGACGCCGTCGCCCGCACCGTCGAGGCCGGCCTGGCGGGCATCGAATGCCTCGCCGGCATCCCCGGGTCCGCGGGCGCGACCCCGATCCAGAACGTCGGTGCCTACGGGCAGGAGGTGTCCTCGGTGATCACCGAGGTCGTCGCCTACGACCGGCACACCGGCGAGACGGTCACCCTTCCCAACGAGGCGTGCGCCTTCTCGTACCGGCACAGCCGCTTCAAGGCCGAACCCGACCGCTTCGTCGTCCTCCGCGTCCGTTTCGGGCTGGAGGACGCGGGCGGGCTGTCCGCGCCCCTGAGGTATCCGGAGACCGCCCGCGCCATGGGCGTCGAGCAGGGCGACCGTGTGCCCGCCGAGGCGGCGCGCGAGACGGTCCTGCGCCTGCGGGCGGGCAAGGGCATGGTGCTCGACCCGGAGGACCACGACACCTGGTCGGCCGGGTCGTTCTTCACCAACCCGGTCCTCGACGAGGCGCAGCACGCGGCGTTCCTCGCCCGCGCGGTGGACAGGCTGGGCGCCGGCGTGACACCGCCCGCCTTCCCCGCCGGCGAGGGGCTGGTGAAGACCTCCGCCGCGTGGTTGATCGACAAGGCGGGCTTCACCAAGGGGTACGGCACGGGTCCCGCGCGCATCTCCACCAAGCACACCCTCGCCCTCACCAACCGGGGCGACGCCACCACCGAGGACCTGCTGGCCCTGGCCCGCGAGGTGGTCGAAGGGGTCCGCGAGGCCTTCGGGGTCACCCTCGTCAACGAACCGGTGACGGTCGGCGTCAGCCTGTAG
- a CDS encoding adenosine deaminase has protein sequence MERDVRLLPKAHLHLHFTGSMRPTTLLELADKYGVHLPDALTGGEPPKLRATDERGWFRFQRLYDIARSCLREPEDIQRLVRETAMEDVADGSGWLEIQVDPTSYAPLLGGLIPAIEIILDAVDRAARETGLGIRVVIAANRMKHPLDARTLARLAVRYADQGVIGFGLSNDERRGMARDFDRAFAIAREGGLIAAPHGGELSGPSSVRDCLDDLDASRIGHGVRAAEDPRLMSLLAERGVTCEVCPASNVALGVYEKPDDVPLRTLFDAGVPMALGADDPLLFGSRLAAQYDLVRRHHAFTDEELAELARQSVRGSVAPVEVREKMLGGIDAWLVG, from the coding sequence ATGGAGCGTGACGTACGGCTGTTGCCCAAGGCCCATCTGCACCTGCACTTCACCGGGTCGATGCGGCCGACGACCCTGCTCGAACTCGCGGACAAGTACGGCGTGCACCTGCCCGACGCGCTGACCGGGGGCGAGCCGCCCAAGCTGCGGGCCACGGACGAGCGGGGCTGGTTCCGCTTCCAGCGGCTCTACGACATCGCCCGGTCCTGCCTGCGCGAGCCGGAGGACATCCAGCGGCTCGTGCGCGAGACCGCGATGGAGGACGTCGCGGACGGCTCCGGGTGGCTGGAGATCCAGGTCGACCCCACCTCGTACGCCCCCCTGCTCGGCGGGCTCATCCCGGCCATCGAGATCATCCTGGACGCCGTGGACCGCGCGGCCCGCGAGACGGGGCTCGGGATCCGGGTGGTGATCGCCGCGAACCGCATGAAGCACCCCCTGGACGCCCGCACACTGGCCCGGCTCGCCGTGCGGTACGCCGACCAGGGCGTGATCGGCTTCGGGCTCTCCAACGACGAGCGGCGCGGCATGGCGCGCGACTTCGACCGCGCCTTCGCCATCGCCCGCGAGGGCGGGCTGATCGCCGCACCGCACGGCGGGGAGCTCTCGGGCCCCTCCAGCGTCCGGGACTGCCTGGACGACCTGGACGCCTCCCGGATCGGGCACGGCGTGCGGGCCGCCGAGGACCCGCGGCTCATGTCGCTGCTAGCGGAGCGCGGCGTGACGTGCGAGGTCTGCCCGGCGTCGAACGTCGCACTCGGCGTCTACGAGAAGCCCGACGACGTACCCCTGCGCACTTTGTTCGACGCGGGGGTGCCGATGGCGCTCGGGGCGGACGACCCGCTGCTGTTCGGATCGCGCCTGGCGGCGCAGTACGACCTCGTACGCCGTCATCACGCGTTCACCGACGAGGAACTGGCCGAGCTCGCGCGGCAGTCCGTACGCGGCTCGGTGGCGCCCGTGGAGGTGCGGGAGAAGATGCTCGGCGGGATCGACGCGTGGCTCGTCGGCTGA
- a CDS encoding pyridoxal phosphate-dependent aminotransferase, translated as MSAATSPSERRVSARIGAISESATLAVDAKAKALKAAGRPVIGFGAGEPDFPTPGYIVDAAIEACRNPKYHRYTPAGGLPELKAAIAAKTLRDSGYEVDASQILVTNGGKQAIYEAFAALLDPGDEVIVPAPYWTTYPESIRLAGGVPVEVVADETTGYRVSVEQLEAARTERTKVVLFVSPSNPTGAVYDEADTEAIGRWAVEHGLWVMTDEIYEHLVYGDAKFTSLPAIVPELRDKCVVVNGVAKTYAMTGWRVGWIIGPKDIVKAATNLQSHATSNVSNVAQAAALAAVSGPLDAVAEMRGAFDRRRRTIVRMLNEIDGVLCPEPEGAFYAYPSVKELLGKEIRGKRPADSVELAALILDEAEVAVVPGEAFGTPGYLRLSYALGDDDLVEGISRLQKLLGEARD; from the coding sequence ATGAGCGCTGCAACTTCTCCGTCCGAGCGCCGGGTCTCGGCCCGCATCGGTGCGATCTCCGAGTCCGCCACCCTCGCCGTCGACGCAAAGGCCAAGGCCCTCAAGGCCGCCGGGCGTCCGGTGATCGGCTTCGGCGCCGGCGAGCCCGACTTCCCGACCCCGGGCTACATCGTCGACGCCGCGATCGAGGCGTGCCGCAACCCGAAGTACCACCGCTACACCCCCGCGGGCGGGCTGCCCGAGCTCAAGGCCGCCATCGCCGCGAAGACGCTGCGCGACTCCGGCTACGAGGTCGACGCCTCCCAGATCCTGGTGACCAACGGCGGCAAGCAGGCCATCTACGAGGCGTTCGCCGCGCTCCTGGACCCGGGTGACGAGGTCATCGTCCCGGCGCCGTACTGGACGACCTACCCCGAGTCGATCCGTCTCGCCGGCGGTGTGCCGGTCGAGGTCGTGGCCGACGAGACCACCGGTTACCGGGTCTCGGTCGAGCAGCTGGAGGCCGCTCGCACCGAGCGCACGAAGGTCGTCCTGTTCGTGTCGCCGTCCAACCCGACCGGCGCGGTGTACGACGAGGCCGACACCGAGGCGATCGGCCGCTGGGCCGTCGAGCACGGGCTGTGGGTGATGACGGACGAGATCTACGAGCACCTCGTCTACGGCGACGCGAAGTTCACCTCGCTCCCCGCGATCGTGCCCGAGCTGCGTGACAAGTGCGTCGTGGTCAACGGCGTCGCCAAGACCTACGCCATGACCGGCTGGCGGGTCGGCTGGATCATCGGCCCCAAGGACATCGTGAAGGCCGCGACGAACCTGCAGTCGCACGCCACGTCCAACGTCAGCAACGTCGCCCAGGCCGCCGCGCTGGCCGCGGTCTCAGGCCCCCTGGACGCGGTCGCCGAGATGCGCGGCGCGTTCGACCGCCGCCGCAGGACGATCGTGCGCATGCTGAACGAGATCGACGGCGTGCTCTGCCCCGAGCCCGAGGGCGCGTTCTACGCCTACCCGTCCGTGAAGGAGCTGCTCGGCAAGGAGATCCGCGGCAAGCGCCCCGCGGACTCCGTCGAGCTCGCGGCCCTGATCCTGGACGAGGCCGAGGTCGCCGTCGTGCCCGGCGAGGCGTTCGGCACGCCGGGCTACCTCCGGCTGTCGTACGCCCTGGGCGATGACGACCTCGTCGAGGGCATCTCGCGGCTCCAGAAGCTGCTGGGCGAGGCCCGCGACTGA
- the secE gene encoding preprotein translocase subunit SecE: MTDAVGSIDMPDAEDEAPESKKKARKGGKRGKKGPLGRLALFYRQIIAELRKVVWPTRNQLSTYTAVVIAFVVVMIGLVTVIDFGFARVIKYVFG, translated from the coding sequence GTGACGGACGCCGTGGGCTCCATCGACATGCCTGATGCCGAGGACGAAGCCCCCGAGTCGAAGAAGAAGGCCCGGAAGGGCGGCAAGCGCGGCAAGAAGGGTCCTCTGGGCCGGCTCGCGCTTTTCTACCGCCAGATCATCGCGGAGCTGCGCAAGGTCGTATGGCCGACGCGTAACCAGCTCTCGACCTACACGGCCGTGGTGATCGCATTCGTGGTCGTGATGATCGGTCTCGTCACCGTGATTGACTTCGGATTCGCGCGGGTCATCAAGTACGTCTTCGGCTGA
- the nusG gene encoding transcription termination/antitermination protein NusG, with amino-acid sequence MSDPNLNDDAEPTASAVESAEDELDIVEAADAVAPDQVEAADAAEDEQAESDEDDAVADEDGSDSDEDDESTEDDEAVAAEDEEDAEVAEPVDPVTALRDELRGLPGEWYVIHTYAGYEKRVKANLEQRAVSLNVEDFIYQAEVPEEEIVQIKNGERKNVRQNKLPGYVLVRMDLTNESWGVVRNTPGVTGFVGNAYDPYPLTLDEIVKMLAPEAEEKAAREAAEAEGKPAPARKVEVQVLDFEVGDSVTVTDGPFATLQATINEINADSKKVKGLVEIFGRETPVELSFDQIQKN; translated from the coding sequence GTGTCTGACCCGAACCTGAACGACGACGCCGAGCCCACGGCGAGCGCCGTCGAGTCCGCCGAGGACGAGCTCGACATCGTCGAGGCGGCGGATGCCGTGGCCCCGGACCAGGTCGAAGCTGCTGACGCCGCCGAGGACGAGCAGGCCGAGTCCGACGAGGACGACGCCGTCGCCGATGAGGACGGATCCGACTCCGACGAGGACGACGAGTCCACCGAGGACGACGAAGCGGTCGCCGCCGAGGACGAGGAAGACGCCGAGGTGGCCGAACCGGTCGACCCCGTCACCGCCCTCCGCGACGAGCTGCGCGGACTTCCCGGCGAGTGGTACGTCATCCACACGTACGCCGGCTACGAGAAGCGCGTGAAGGCCAACCTGGAGCAGCGCGCCGTCTCGCTCAACGTCGAGGACTTCATCTACCAGGCCGAAGTGCCCGAGGAAGAGATCGTCCAGATCAAGAACGGCGAGCGCAAGAACGTCCGCCAGAACAAGCTCCCGGGCTACGTCCTCGTGCGCATGGACCTGACGAACGAGTCGTGGGGCGTCGTCCGCAACACGCCCGGCGTCACCGGCTTCGTCGGCAACGCCTACGACCCGTACCCGCTGACGCTGGACGAGATCGTCAAGATGCTCGCCCCGGAGGCCGAGGAGAAGGCGGCCCGCGAGGCGGCCGAGGCCGAGGGCAAGCCGGCTCCCGCCCGCAAGGTCGAGGTCCAGGTGCTGGACTTCGAGGTGGGCGACTCGGTCACCGTCACCGACGGCCCGTTCGCGACGCTGCAGGCGACGATCAACGAGATCAACGCCGACTCGAAGAAGGTCAAGGGCCTCGTCGAGATCTTCGGCCGCGAGACCCCGGTCGAGCTCAGCTTCGACCAGATCCAGAAGAACTGA
- the rplK gene encoding 50S ribosomal protein L11: protein MPPKKKKITGLIKLQINAGAANPAPPVGPALGQHGVNIMEFCKAYNAATESQRGMVVPVEITVYEDRSFTFITKTPPAAKLILKAAGVDKGSGEPHKTKVAKLTAAQVREIATTKLPDLNANDLDAASKIIAGTARSMGITVEG from the coding sequence ATGCCTCCCAAGAAGAAGAAGATCACGGGGCTTATCAAGCTCCAGATCAACGCCGGTGCGGCCAACCCGGCACCGCCGGTCGGCCCCGCGCTGGGCCAGCACGGCGTCAACATCATGGAGTTCTGCAAGGCCTACAACGCCGCGACCGAGTCGCAGCGTGGCATGGTCGTGCCGGTGGAGATCACGGTCTACGAAGACCGCTCCTTCACCTTCATCACGAAGACTCCGCCGGCCGCCAAGCTGATCCTCAAGGCCGCGGGTGTGGACAAGGGCTCCGGCGAGCCGCACAAGACCAAGGTCGCCAAGCTGACGGCTGCCCAGGTCCGCGAGATCGCCACGACCAAGCTCCCCGACCTGAACGCCAACGACCTCGACGCCGCGTCGAAGATCATCGCTGGCACCGCCCGTTCCATGGGCATCACGGTCGAAGGCTGA
- the rplA gene encoding 50S ribosomal protein L1, with translation MKRSKNLRAADAKIDRERTYAPLEAVRLAKDTATTKFDGTVEVAFCLGVDPRKADQMVRGTVNLPHGTGKTARVLVFATGDRAAAAEAAGADIVGADELIDEVAKGRLDFDAVVATPDLMGKVGRLGRVLGPRGLMPNPKTGTVTPDVVKAVNDIKGGKIEFRVDKHSNLHFIIGKTSFDDTKLVENYGAALEEILRLKPSAAKGRFIKKATMSTTMGPGIPLDANRVRNLLVEEDPAAV, from the coding sequence GTGAAGCGCAGCAAGAACCTCCGCGCTGCGGACGCGAAGATCGACCGGGAGCGCACCTACGCCCCGCTCGAGGCCGTCCGTCTCGCCAAGGACACCGCCACCACGAAGTTCGACGGCACCGTCGAGGTCGCGTTCTGCCTGGGTGTTGACCCTCGCAAGGCCGACCAGATGGTCCGTGGCACCGTGAACCTCCCGCACGGCACCGGCAAGACCGCCCGGGTCCTGGTCTTCGCGACCGGTGACCGTGCTGCGGCCGCGGAAGCCGCGGGCGCCGACATCGTCGGCGCCGACGAGCTCATCGACGAGGTGGCGAAGGGCCGTCTGGACTTCGACGCCGTCGTCGCCACGCCGGACCTCATGGGCAAGGTCGGCCGCCTGGGCCGCGTGCTCGGTCCGCGTGGTCTGATGCCGAACCCGAAGACCGGCACCGTCACCCCCGATGTCGTCAAGGCTGTCAACGACATCAAGGGCGGAAAGATCGAGTTCCGCGTCGACAAGCACTCGAACCTGCACTTCATCATCGGAAAGACCTCTTTCGATGACACGAAGCTGGTCGAGAACTACGGCGCGGCCCTGGAGGAGATCCTCCGTCTGAAGCCGTCCGCCGCGAAGGGTCGCTTCATCAAGAAGGCGACCATGAGCACGACGATGGGCCCCGGCATCCCGCTGGACGCCAACCGCGTGCGCAACCTCCTCGTCGAGGAGGACCCGGCCGCCGTCTGA